The uncultured Desulfatiglans sp. DNA window GCAAGGTAGTCATCCGCGCCGAGATCGAGCCCTTTCACCCTGTCTTTCACATCGCCCTTTGCAGTGAGCATGAGAATCGGTGTTTCGATCCCGGCCTTGCGTGTGTGCCCCAGGACAGACAATCCATCTATCTTCGGCATCATGATGTCGAGTATGATGAGATCAAAAGGGTTTTCGAACAGTTTGTCCAATGCCTCTTCGCCATCCGAAGCCGTTTCAACGATATAGCGCTGGTTTGTGAGAATTTGCCGGATCTGATCCAGCAGCGAGAGATTATCGTCAACAACCAGAATTTTCACAACCGTGGGCCTCCAAAATGTAGTTCATCTCAACATTGGTGCCTTAACCCATTTGGCGTGATCTATCCCTTCATGCTGAACGGGTAATCAGCCAAACACCAGCGCATATGACAATAATACCGGCCCAGCGGGTAGTACCGATTCCCTCATTGAAAAACATTTGACCGGCAAAAGCCGTGAAGATATAGCCGATGGAAAGAAGCGGATAGGCATAGCTGACCTCCACCCTCGAAAGTACCAACAGCCAGACCGCGACGCTAACGACATAACACCCCAGACCGATCAATATAAAGGGGTTTAACGCCACAGCCAAAAAAATGCGGCTGCAATTTCGCAAACCAAAGTCAAAATAGCCAATTTGGCGCATTCCCTGTTTTAGGGCCAACTGAGCCGAAGCGTTGAGCAACACGCCTAGGACAATAAGAGGAAGGTATCTGGCCATGTTCATCCTTTCGCTGGAACCGTTGCCAGTCTTGACCATACGAGCGAGACCCATTCAAGACACCCATAAATAATCATTTTCATATATAATCTCAATAAGATCAATGATGGACTGAAAACGTATAGCACAAGGGCCAATGATGGCGTTCAAACTTTTGTTATGCGCCAATATCAATATTTCCAGAGAACATACCCTTCAAGACCACTTCGATCCTGGAAAGCAGGCTGGGGGAGCTGATCCCACCATCGGGCGATATCTTTCACCCTGGCAATCAGTACAGTCCTGCCCTGGTTGTGTTGAATCAAGTCGTACGCTGATTGCATATCAAGCAATCTGCCGGCTGCATCTTTGTATTTCAACCCGTAATCAAGCTCACCTGTTCCTTCGAGTATGTAGACATCGCTTCGTTTCAGATACCAGCCCACTGCCCTGATTGAATTTTCATCAGAGATGACGATATCTTTGTTGTCAATGCTTTGGGCGTATTTTTCCAGAATGGGTCCAGGAGATTTTACCTCTCTGGCCAAGTCCGGAATGGTAAAGTGAACAACACAAAATAAGGGAAGCGGCGAGAGACCGAGTAAGAGTGTCTTGCCGACCGGTGTGCGGCTTCGGAGAGCCCAAACGAGAAATAGCTCGAAAAACACCAAACTATTGACAATCATGACGACTTTCCATGCCTGGCTGTATGGTCGGAATCCGTTGAAAACAAAAAGTTGAAAATATAAAAAAGCTACTAGAATCAGGCTGAAAAGAACGATGTTGACAACAACTCCGCCCTGGAACAGGCTGCTCAGCGTATCTTTCTTTTGCACATGCAACAACCCAAAAGCGATGAGAATGGCAAAGGGCGGGAAACAGGGAAAGATGTAAGTTAAGAGCTTCCCGTTTGAAAATGAGAAAAACAGAAATGGCAGCACCAACCAACACAGACAAAATTTCAGCAACCGGCTTGGCGCCTCCTGTTCAAACAATCGGGTTTTTATTCCCGGTATAGCTGCGGGCGCCACAAACACCCAGGGGGCAAACATGCCCGGTGCCGTCAGGAAGAAAAACCAGAAAGACTCTTTATGTTGGGCATTGTCGGCGATAAACCGGCGGATATGTTCGTTCCAGAAAAAGAAACGCCAGAAATCCGGTTCCCGCAGGTGAATTGCGATACTCCATGGCAATGAAACCAAAATAGCGGTTAAAATCGGCAGCCAGCTCATGCGTAACAAATCGGCATACCGACGCTGCCAGATCAGATAAGGCGCCACCGCCAAAACCGGCACGGCGAATCCAAGGAATCCCTTGGTCAGAAAAGAAAGGCCGCAACTCAGACCGGCGAGAAACAGGAAGCCCTTTTCCCGCGACGACCGTGGCGATGACTCCGTAGCAAAAAAGAAAGCGGTGATGGTCGCCGTGAGGAAAAATGAGAACAAGCTGTCCAACACGGCAGTGTTTCCCACACCGAACACCTCAAAACAGGATAAGAAAATAAGAACGGCCAAGGTGGGCGCAAAACCACCATCCTCATCCTCACGACGGGATACGTGCCGCGCCAGTACAAATATCAACAAGGCGGACAAACCCACGGACAGTGCGGAGGGCAGACGAACGGCAAAGTTGTTTTCCCCGAACAGCAGAAGTGAGCCTGCATGAACCCAATAGCCAAGCGCCGGTTTTTCAAAGTAGCGCAGACCGTTGAGGTGAGGTGCTATCCAGTCGCCGCCGGCGATCATTTCTCGGGGAATTTCTCCATAGCGCGTTTCATCCGGCACAACCAGATCACGCGCACCCAAGGGAAGAATATACGCCAGTAAAAAGAATGACAGAAGTAATAGAATGTAGCGTTTATTCAATGTGCTCATCGCTTGCTGACCTTATTGTGAATTTCCATCATATCCATGCCATCTTGGCAGGCAAGCCATCCGTCCCTGCCGGCGAGAGTCGCTCTAAACATGCTTGATTTTCCTGCTTTTCCGGTTTCAGCAAGAATGTCGCCAAGCGGCGCGAAGGCGATATTCCGCTGTTGCGCCTTTATCGGAAAATCCTTGAACAATTCCAGGCAAGCGATTCTCTCAATTTCGGCGTGGATGGTCAGCACATTGAGTTGATCGGGATGAATCATATTCAAAAGGTGGCCGTTGTAAGTTTCTATTGTGCATTGGCGGCCTGCAAGCTCATCGTAAGTCGGCAGAGTAGTCGGCACCTGCATATGACGAGACCTCTGGTCTCCCATCAATGGATAAAAAAGCGAACGGCCGCGACAATCGGGTTCAAATCGAAAAGGAAACTGCTCTAACGCCAATAGCGCTTCAGGTGTCACCCTCCAGGCAGGGGCCGCGAAACATTTGGGGGTTGCCCCAGGATCTCCTTCAGTAATTCATAACCTTTATGGATTTCAGCGATTATTGGGGCTTTATCCATCTTTCAAGCGCCATCTGCCAGCGGTGATGGTCCGAGGCGTGCAGGCCGACCTCATGCCCCGCTTGCACAGCCTGACGAATCGGATCAGGACAGCACTTATCGACCACTGCTCCGGGCCACAGGGCGCCCTGCAAAAGAATATCCCGACCGTACAGACTGACCGCCCGCGTTCTGAGCATCTTGATCAGAAACGTTGGCCGCATCAGACGTCAGAGAAGCCGACCCATATTGTCCGGTCCGATGGAAAAAAAGAAACTGGCCCGGATCTGGCGTTGTGCCAAAAAATCGATCAGATTGAGCACTCCGATACGGGTGCCCCGCAACGTATCGACATCTACTCGCAGGCCGGCATGGCACATGATGCCTCCGCTGCGCATTCCACCGCCGATTTAAGAAAATAATCCAGCGTTTCCCCAATGCATTGTGCAAAGGGCACGTTC harbors:
- a CDS encoding putative membrane protein (Evidence 3 : Putative function from multiple computational evidences), which codes for MARYLPLIVLGVLLNASAQLALKQGMRQIGYFDFGLRNCSRIFLAVALNPFILIGLGCYVVSVAVWLLVLSRVEVSYAYPLLSIGYIFTAFAGQMFFNEGIGTTRWAGIIVICAGVWLITRSA
- a CDS encoding conserved membrane hypothetical protein (Evidence 4 : Unknown function but conserved in other organisms) codes for the protein MSTLNKRYILLLLSFFLLAYILPLGARDLVVPDETRYGEIPREMIAGGDWIAPHLNGLRYFEKPALGYWVHAGSLLLFGENNFAVRLPSALSVGLSALLIFVLARHVSRREDEDGGFAPTLAVLIFLSCFEVFGVGNTAVLDSLFSFFLTATITAFFFATESSPRSSREKGFLFLAGLSCGLSFLTKGFLGFAVPVLAVAPYLIWQRRYADLLRMSWLPILTAILVSLPWSIAIHLREPDFWRFFFWNEHIRRFIADNAQHKESFWFFFLTAPGMFAPWVFVAPAAIPGIKTRLFEQEAPSRLLKFCLCWLVLPFLFFSFSNGKLLTYIFPCFPPFAILIAFGLLHVQKKDTLSSLFQGGVVVNIVLFSLILVAFLYFQLFVFNGFRPYSQAWKVVMIVNSLVFFELFLVWALRSRTPVGKTLLLGLSPLPLFCVVHFTIPDLAREVKSPGPILEKYAQSIDNKDIVISDENSIRAVGWYLKRSDVYILEGTGELDYGLKYKDAAGRLLDMQSAYDLIQHNQGRTVLIARVKDIARWWDQLPQPAFQDRSGLEGYVLWKY